One segment of Paenibacillus sp. FSL R7-0337 DNA contains the following:
- the sleB gene encoding spore cortex-lytic enzyme translates to MTKHKQWIIAAVTLALAAAPFAGAVFKDHDLIFAKPYAAEQVAADIPDEEEEVMPVFGTTPLMVGSSGQDVYELQGRLKHLGYFNGKIDSQFGTKTKNAVTWFQWKFGLKSDGVVGAKTKLKLYNATTAWKPTAPGATTAQKKAPSGAAAAKSNTAELASGNTMGLSENDLKIMANAVYGESRGEPFEGQVAVAAVILNRVKSPSFPNTPSGVIFQPGAFTAVADGQIYLEPNEQARKAVQQALSGWDPSGGCIYYFNPKTATSKWIWSRPQVKTIGQHIFCM, encoded by the coding sequence ATGACAAAACATAAGCAGTGGATCATTGCCGCAGTTACCCTTGCCCTTGCAGCTGCACCGTTTGCAGGTGCAGTCTTCAAAGATCATGATTTGATCTTTGCCAAGCCATATGCAGCAGAACAGGTTGCCGCAGACATCCCTGATGAAGAGGAGGAAGTCATGCCTGTGTTCGGCACAACTCCGCTTATGGTAGGCTCCTCGGGGCAGGATGTCTATGAGCTTCAGGGAAGATTGAAGCACCTGGGTTATTTTAACGGGAAGATTGACAGTCAGTTCGGGACCAAAACCAAAAATGCCGTTACCTGGTTCCAGTGGAAATTCGGCCTGAAGTCTGACGGGGTGGTCGGGGCCAAGACGAAGCTTAAGCTGTACAATGCGACTACAGCCTGGAAGCCGACAGCACCGGGGGCAACTACCGCCCAGAAAAAAGCGCCCTCCGGCGCAGCTGCGGCCAAATCCAATACGGCTGAGCTGGCCTCCGGCAATACGATGGGCCTGTCCGAAAATGACCTCAAGATCATGGCTAATGCTGTTTACGGCGAGTCACGCGGGGAGCCTTTTGAAGGTCAGGTGGCCGTAGCTGCAGTCATTCTCAACCGTGTGAAATCCCCAAGCTTCCCGAACACGCCTTCGGGCGTCATTTTCCAGCCGGGAGCCTTCACCGCCGTAGCTGACGGCCAGATCTATCTGGAGCCTAATGAACAGGCACGCAAAGCAGTACAGCAGGCACTGAGTGGCTGGGACCCGTCGGGCGGCTGTATCTATTACTTCAATCCCAAGACGGCGACCTCCAAGTGGATTTGGTCCCGTCCGCAGGTGAAGACAATCGGCCAACATATCTTCTGCATGTAG
- a CDS encoding helix-turn-helix domain-containing protein — MDFKDHIVLWNHATVEVIDIRKASFTSGQLPLKYRLPASTYLYIVRGSASVLIDDSPYEVSGANVFHGGKGTIIKLLKTQEIMDYYLIMYRSTLTLPARRNLTALLERSRPFTGTYHFSPVHPLPLYEILDRMYGDWQTRRTLEHLHVKALFYQWVHELLHQMQGQELHPLRADVLDQAVRYMHDSYNRPFTLDTFAGTLGTSPRTLSRLFRKRLQTSPAQYLVQIRMDKARELLLGTESTLHDIAAAVGYPDAYSFGKMFKKHFGNSPVRYKNSMQAALPWRDMPSALSAYDIAREGTLRYIDDDNHYQYELKGASSMFRTAKPSLMFTLLLCFTIVLSACASGNTGSNAAGNASPSPASSPAATSLATTSPDHTAVEAQTRTIATVKGDIEVPADPQRVVVLYLLGDVLALGIMPVGVSSVNEGAAFENELKDVQKLGSWFEASPEAVLSLDPDLIIVPSEETYNALHDIAPTVLVPYEKMTTSERVSFIGYTLNKEDQATSLLNDFNAKVENSKQKLQEAGILDSTISIMEGGENRSMLVIMSKQYGRGSQVLYEYLGMKAPEKIQQKIDSKTDVGGESVSFEVISDYSGDYIFRSSYDGMTDLTGDPLWNSIPAVKEGRLMNIDFGLSYYNDIYSLNAQLDYMVEHLLAAPRVK; from the coding sequence ATGGATTTTAAGGACCATATTGTACTGTGGAATCATGCTACTGTAGAAGTTATCGATATCCGCAAGGCCTCGTTCACTTCTGGACAACTTCCGCTGAAGTACCGCCTTCCGGCTAGTACATACCTTTATATCGTTCGCGGCAGCGCAAGTGTGCTTATAGATGACAGCCCCTATGAAGTAAGCGGCGCAAATGTATTTCACGGGGGCAAAGGTACCATTATCAAATTGCTGAAAACACAGGAAATAATGGATTATTACCTTATTATGTACCGTTCAACGTTAACCCTGCCCGCCCGGCGCAACCTAACAGCGCTTCTGGAACGCAGCAGACCTTTTACCGGAACCTATCACTTCAGTCCTGTCCATCCCCTTCCGCTGTATGAGATTCTAGACCGGATGTATGGTGATTGGCAGACACGCCGCACCCTGGAACATCTGCATGTCAAAGCCCTGTTCTATCAATGGGTCCATGAGCTGCTTCATCAGATGCAGGGGCAGGAGCTGCACCCGCTTAGAGCAGATGTGCTCGACCAGGCTGTACGCTATATGCACGATTCTTACAACAGGCCGTTCACCCTGGATACATTTGCCGGCACTCTGGGCACCAGCCCGAGGACATTATCAAGGTTATTCCGCAAGCGGCTTCAGACTAGTCCTGCCCAATATCTGGTTCAGATTCGCATGGACAAAGCCCGTGAGCTGTTGCTGGGCACAGAGTCCACACTGCATGATATTGCTGCTGCTGTAGGCTACCCGGATGCATATTCTTTTGGCAAAATGTTCAAGAAGCACTTCGGAAACTCGCCGGTGAGGTACAAAAATTCTATGCAGGCTGCTTTACCTTGGCGGGATATGCCATCTGCGCTGTCTGCATATGACATTGCCCGTGAAGGAACTCTCCGATATATTGATGATGATAATCATTATCAATATGAACTAAAAGGAGCGTCATCCATGTTCAGAACGGCCAAGCCATCTCTAATGTTTACCTTGTTGTTATGCTTCACCATAGTATTAAGTGCCTGTGCCTCAGGGAATACCGGTTCTAATGCAGCAGGCAATGCCAGCCCATCGCCGGCCTCTTCTCCTGCAGCCACATCACTCGCCACAACTTCTCCAGACCACACCGCAGTCGAGGCACAGACCCGGACAATCGCTACGGTAAAAGGAGACATCGAGGTGCCCGCCGATCCTCAGCGTGTCGTTGTGCTGTACTTGCTGGGCGATGTTCTGGCGCTGGGCATTATGCCCGTAGGTGTGTCTAGTGTAAATGAAGGCGCTGCGTTCGAGAACGAATTGAAGGATGTACAGAAGCTGGGAAGTTGGTTCGAGGCCAGCCCGGAAGCTGTCTTATCACTTGATCCCGATCTGATTATCGTTCCATCCGAGGAGACCTACAATGCATTGCATGACATTGCACCCACCGTGCTGGTGCCTTATGAGAAAATGACTACCTCTGAGCGGGTCAGCTTCATTGGATACACTCTTAACAAAGAAGATCAGGCCACCAGCCTCTTAAACGACTTCAATGCCAAGGTGGAGAACAGTAAGCAGAAGCTGCAGGAAGCGGGAATTCTAGATTCGACGATCTCCATCATGGAAGGCGGCGAAAACCGCAGTATGTTGGTGATTATGAGCAAACAGTATGGCCGGGGTTCACAGGTCTTATATGAATATCTTGGCATGAAGGCACCGGAGAAAATTCAGCAAAAAATAGATAGCAAGACTGATGTAGGCGGCGAGTCTGTATCCTTTGAAGTCATTTCCGATTACAGCGGAGATTATATCTTCCGTTCATCCTATGACGGGATGACTGATCTGACG
- a CDS encoding pitrilysin family protein yields the protein MEKLHYERLQETIYHEVMDNGLQVYVLPKPAFLKTYATFATKYGSVDNHFKVAGGEETTVPDGIAHFLEHKMFEEPEGDIFATFASNGASANAFTSFDQTVYLFSATENIEQNLSTLVDFVQRPYFTDENVEKEKGIIGQEINMYADNPDWRVYFGLIEAMYATHPVHIDIAGTIESISTITKETLYTCYNSFYHPSNMLLFVVGGVDPKQVFELIRSNQQGKSYEKQGEITRIFAEEPDQVASKHVESRLAVSIPKMMFGFKDKVDGLSGEAAVRRDLTTKLMLDLLFGSSTALYQKLYDEELISDSFGHEFNSSAEYAFSAIGGDTKDPGLLLERIKEEVLRILETGFAEKDFERARKKKIGGFLRMLNSPESIAHEFTRYQFRGGDLFEVLPLYESITLDEVNVRLHAHVNWEQLAVSLVVSP from the coding sequence ATGGAGAAGCTCCATTACGAACGGCTTCAAGAAACAATTTATCACGAGGTTATGGATAACGGACTGCAGGTGTATGTGCTGCCGAAGCCGGCTTTTCTCAAAACCTACGCCACCTTTGCCACGAAATATGGATCAGTAGACAATCACTTCAAGGTTGCAGGCGGCGAGGAGACTACAGTGCCGGACGGAATTGCCCACTTCCTGGAACATAAAATGTTCGAGGAGCCGGAAGGCGACATATTTGCTACCTTTGCGTCCAATGGCGCATCGGCGAACGCCTTCACAAGTTTCGACCAGACGGTCTATCTTTTCTCGGCCACAGAGAATATTGAACAGAATCTCAGCACCCTGGTTGATTTTGTGCAGCGTCCTTATTTCACCGATGAGAACGTGGAGAAGGAGAAGGGGATTATTGGGCAGGAAATCAATATGTATGCCGACAATCCAGACTGGCGCGTCTATTTCGGGCTGATTGAAGCGATGTATGCTACCCACCCGGTTCACATTGATATTGCCGGAACTATCGAATCCATCTCAACCATCACGAAGGAAACGCTGTACACCTGCTACAATTCCTTCTATCATCCCAGCAACATGCTGTTGTTCGTTGTCGGAGGGGTGGACCCCAAGCAGGTATTTGAACTGATCCGCAGCAATCAGCAGGGCAAGAGCTATGAGAAGCAGGGTGAAATTACTCGTATCTTCGCGGAGGAGCCTGATCAGGTAGCCTCAAAGCATGTGGAGAGCAGACTTGCTGTTTCCATTCCCAAAATGATGTTCGGATTCAAGGATAAGGTGGATGGTCTAAGCGGTGAAGCAGCGGTGCGCCGTGATCTGACCACGAAGCTGATGCTGGACCTGCTGTTTGGCAGCAGTACGGCATTGTATCAGAAGCTCTATGACGAGGAATTGATCTCGGACAGCTTCGGCCATGAATTTAACAGCTCTGCGGAGTATGCATTCTCGGCGATCGGCGGCGATACCAAAGATCCGGGACTGCTGCTTGAACGGATTAAGGAAGAGGTTCTACGTATTCTGGAGACGGGCTTCGCGGAGAAGGATTTCGAACGGGCCCGCAAAAAGAAAATCGGCGGCTTCCTGCGGATGCTGAATTCGCCGGAGAGCATTGCCCATGAGTTCACGCGGTACCAGTTCCGTGGAGGAGATCTGTTTGAAGTGCTTCCCCTGTATGAATCGATCACTCTGGATGAAGTCAATGTCCGGCTTCATGCCCATGTGAACTGGGAGCAGCTGGCCGTGTCGCTGGTGGTGAGTCCTTAA
- a CDS encoding pitrilysin family protein: protein MRIHVLPTKAFKTFAISLYAGVPLEESTVTSTALVPFVLRRGTASYPETTQFRERLEELYGAGFGFDIYKRGDYQIVQFRMDTINDSFVQSKESLLGESFAFLGEVLTRPLLESGSFRASYVATERETIRKKLESIVNDKIRYAAERCIEEMCRNEPYRLHPLGQRADLDAITPETLYQSYTSWLNGATLDLYVVGDTTPEEVEKLVTAHFGRAHHSEAGGYTSDFTPVKVTEVRTVEEKLDVNQGKLNMGLRTSITYKDDRYASALMYNGILGGYPHSKLFVNVREKESLAYYASSRYDGHKGIGTIQSGIETQNYGKAVDIIRKQLDELKAGNITDLELSQTKAMIRNLLSEIQDSAFEMISFDFNRQLSGKDRSAQELMEQVDGMGAAEVKAAADTFELDTIYFLTGKEE, encoded by the coding sequence ATGCGTATACATGTTCTGCCGACCAAGGCGTTCAAGACGTTCGCCATCTCACTGTATGCAGGCGTTCCGCTTGAAGAAAGTACAGTAACCTCAACAGCACTGGTTCCGTTTGTACTCCGCCGGGGGACAGCGTCCTACCCGGAGACTACCCAATTCCGTGAGCGTCTGGAGGAGCTGTACGGTGCAGGCTTTGGCTTCGATATTTACAAACGCGGGGATTACCAGATTGTCCAGTTCCGGATGGATACCATCAATGATTCCTTTGTGCAGAGCAAGGAGAGCCTGCTTGGGGAATCCTTTGCCTTTCTGGGAGAGGTATTGACCCGTCCCCTGCTTGAGAGTGGAAGCTTCCGGGCTTCTTATGTAGCTACAGAACGCGAGACGATCCGCAAGAAGCTGGAATCCATTGTGAATGATAAAATCCGCTACGCGGCAGAACGCTGCATTGAGGAAATGTGCCGCAACGAGCCTTACCGGCTTCATCCCCTCGGCCAACGGGCCGATCTGGATGCTATTACGCCTGAGACGCTGTACCAGAGCTATACCTCCTGGCTGAATGGAGCTACGCTCGATCTGTATGTAGTGGGCGATACCACACCTGAGGAAGTCGAGAAGCTGGTGACAGCTCATTTCGGCCGGGCCCATCACTCTGAAGCTGGAGGCTACACCTCGGACTTCACTCCAGTAAAGGTTACGGAAGTGCGGACGGTGGAGGAGAAGCTGGATGTGAATCAAGGCAAGCTGAATATGGGGCTGCGGACCTCTATTACCTACAAAGATGACCGGTACGCTTCCGCGCTGATGTACAACGGCATTCTTGGCGGTTACCCGCATTCGAAGCTGTTCGTCAACGTGCGTGAAAAGGAGAGTCTGGCGTATTACGCCTCCTCCCGTTATGACGGGCATAAAGGCATCGGGACGATTCAATCGGGGATTGAGACCCAGAACTACGGCAAAGCCGTTGATATTATCCGCAAGCAGCTGGATGAGCTGAAGGCCGGCAATATCACTGACCTGGAGCTTAGCCAGACCAAGGCGATGATCCGCAACCTGTTGTCCGAGATTCAGGATTCGGCGTTTGAGATGATCTCCTTTGATTTCAACCGCCAGCTATCCGGCAAAGACCGTTCTGCCCAGGAGCTGATGGAGCAGGTTGACGGTATGGGGGCAGCTGAAGTTAAGGCGGCTGCGGATACTTTTGAGCTGGATACGATTTATTTCCTGACAGGGAAGGAGGAATAG